The nucleotide sequence CTCGTACAACCGCGCCACCACGCGCGGCGCGAGGCCCTGGCTCAGTTCGTCGAGCAGCAGAACGCGCGACGGCCGCAGCAGCGCACGCGACACCGCGAGCATCTGCTGCTCGCCACCCGACAGCGTCCCGGCGCGCCGACCCAGGCGCTCGCGCAGCACCGGGAACGCGTCGAGCGCCGGATCGACCGCGTCGCCGCCCGCGAACACCCGCAGGTTGTCGCGGACCGGCAGACCCGCGAAGACACCGTGCCCGTCCGGGATCAACGCCAGGCCGTCGCGGGCGCGTTCGGACACGGTACGCCGCGTGATGTCGCGGCCGTCCCACACGATCCGCCCGGACGACGGCGCCACCAACCCGGCGACCGTGCGCAACAGCGTCGAGCGCCCGGCCCCGTTGCGGCCGAGCACCGCCGTGACGGCCCGCGCGGGGAACGCCAGGCTGACCCCGTGCAGGGCCTCCACCGGGCCGTAGCGCACGCGCACGTCGTGCAGCGCGATCGAGACGGGCATCAGGACGCGCCCCCGTCGCCGGTCGCGGGGTCGAGGTACGCCGCCCGGGCCGCCGCGTCGGTGCGCACCCGCTCCGGCGGCCCGGACGCCACGACCCGTCCGGCGGCCATCACGTGCACCGTGTCGGCGACCCCGAACACCAGGGCCATGTCGTGTTCGACGAGCAGCACCGCCAGGCCCTCGTCGGCCAGCGCGCGCAGCAGCGTCCGCAGCCGGTCGGTCTCCGCGTCGTCCAGGCCGCTCGCCGGCTCGTCGAGCAGCAGCACGGACGGGCGCGACGCCAGCGCCCGGCCCAGTTCCACCAACCGCAAGGTGCCGGTGGGGAGCCGGCCGCACGGGACGTCGCGCAGCGCCGTGAGGCCGACCCGCGCGAGCGCGTCCTCGACGGCGTCGTCCGCGCGCCCCGCCTCGGGCAGCCCGAACAGCCGTGCGGTGGCCCGTGTCCCCGCGCGGTTCTCCGCGCCGACGCGCAGGTTGTCGGCCACCGTCAGGGTCGCGAAAACGGACACGACCTGGAACGTGCGGGCGATGCCGAGCCGGGCGCGCCGATGGTCGGCGAGGCGCGTGATGTCCCGGTCGCCGAACCGGATACGGCCCGCGTCCGGGCGCTGCGCCCCCGCGAGGCAGTGGAACAACGTGCTCTTGCCCGCGCCGTTCGGGCCGATCACCGCCGTGACCCGTCCCGGAGGAACCTCCACGTCCACGCCGTCGACCGCCCGCAACCCGCCGAAGTGGCGGACGAGGCCGTCCGCCCGCAACACCGGCCCCGGACCCTGACGCGCCGTCATGATCCGGCTCCGGTACGCGCGTCGGCCGCGGTGCGGGCCCGGACGGATCGGCGCAGCGCGCGCCCGGTGGCGGTCGGCCGGACCGGGCGCGCCGGGGCCGAGTCCCCGGCGGGGACGGGGGCGAGCGCCCGGCGCGCGGTGGCGAGCACGCCGCCCGGCATACGCGACAGCAGCACGGCGCCCGCGCCGATGACGATCGTCGAGACACCGGCCCGGGTGCTGCTGTCCAGGCCGACGATGAGCGCCGCCGCCAACACCGCCCCCGCCGCGCTGTCGACGCCGAAGACCACCACGGCCGCGAACCAGATCAGACCCATCAGCGGATCGAACGACTGCGCGTCGAACGCCCGCCCGCCCATGCCCAGCAGCGCCCCGCCCAAGGCCGCCACACCCGCGCTCACCGCGAACACGAACACCTTGAGGCCCGGTACGTCGATCCCGGACGCCGCCGCTCCGCCCTCGCTGTCCCGTGTCGCGACCAGCATGCGGCCCAAGCGGCCGGTGCGCAGCCGCCGGACCACCAGGAGCGTCCCGCCGAGGCAGACCAACTCCAGGATGTAGAACGAGCGTTCGCCGGTGAACGGCCACGGGTGGTCGAGCCGCAGCCCCGAGGTGAAGACCGGCTGCGCGAAGACGAAACGGCTCACCACGACGGCGACCGCGAACGTGGTCAGGGCAAGTGCCAGGCCCCGGCGCCGGATCGCCGGCCATCCCGTCAGCAGACCGATCGGCACCACCAGCAGCGTGCCGAGCAACAGCGCCACGAGGCCGGGGACTTCCGGAAGACCGAAGAACTTCCCGCTCATCAGGGATGCCGCGATCAGCGCCCCGAGCCCCGCGTACCCGGCCTGCCCGAGCGACACCTGCCCGGCGTACCCGGTCACGATCACCAGGGACACGAACACGATGGCCAGCGCGGGCACTTGCTGTGCGGAACGCAGGTGGTCGGTGTCCAGCGCGAGCGGTGCGGCGAGGACGATCGGGTACGGCACCCACCACAGCACGGGCAGCCGCGGCGCCGGCCCCGCCTCGATCCGCGTGTGCGACCCCCGCGCGCCCACCTCGACCATGCGCGGCAGCAGAAGCAGCGCCAGCAGCAGCACCACCACGAACATGTTGGACTGGAGCGCCTGGAGGACGTCCTGCGCCCGCCCCTCCACCTGCACGCGGGTCAGTTCGCTCTGCCCGACGCCGATCGCGAGCGCGACGAGGATCGCGACCGGCAGGCTCGCCATGCGCGCCGCGACCGCGACCCCGATCGTCTCCAGCACCAGGAGCGTCAGCCCGAACGGGTCGAGCCGCAGGTGGGGCGCCAACAGGATGCCGGTGAGGCCGGCCAGCATCGACCCGAACGCCCAGCCGACCGCCGACACCCGGTCCGCCGCCACGCCGCTCAGCTCGGCGAGTTCGCGGCGGTCCACCACCGCGCGCAGTTGCGTCCCGAAGCGCGTGAAGCGGGTGACGGCCGCGACGATCAGCGCGATCCCCACGACGACGCCGAGATCGATCAGCGCCGACTCGGAGACCCGTGCCCCGCCCCACAGTTCGATGGTCCCGGTGTCGAACAGCGCCGGGGGGTCGAGGCGCGACGCGGTTCCCCACACCAGGATCGCGATGCCGAGCAGCAGCACGAGCACGCCCAGCGACGCGGCGAGCGTTTCGGCGGGCCCGGCACCGCGCCGGCCGAGGCCGCGGAAGACGAAGCGTTCCAGGAGCAGCCCGAACGCGGGCGCGACGACCAGCACGTCCAGCAGCGCGGACGGCACCACCGGCCAGCCCCACACGTGCACTTGCTGCCACAGCAGATAGGCGGTGACCATCGCCAGCCCACCGAAGCCCAGGTTGAACACCCCGGTGGCCCGGTACGACGTGATGAGCCCGACGGCGGCCAGCGCGGCGATCGCACCGACGGCCAGCCCGGCGAGGGCGAGATCGAGTGTCGCCATCGGTCAGTCGTCGGGATCCGCGCGCGGACCGGCGGCCCCCGGCGCCGCCGGAGTCTCACCGGTGTCGTCGGGGTCGCACAACGCGCAGGCGCGCAGGTCCAGTTCGGCGACCTGCCGGGCGCCGACCGCGTGCACGCCGTTCTTGCCCGCCACGAGCGGGCAGTCCGGGCGGTGGTAGCGCGCACCCGCGGGGAGTGCGACGAAGGGGGCGTTTCTGTCCTCCCAGAGGTCCGACCGGGTCGCGCCGCCCGAGGGGCGTTCCGGGGGGCTGTCGGCGGGGTCGGGGAAGTCCGGATCCGCGTCCGCCGGTTCGACGACGAGCGCGTGCAACTCGGCGACCTGGCGGCGCAGTGCGGCGTCGGAGCCCGCGCCGCCGTCGGCGCGCAGCCGTGCGCCGACGAGCACGGCGCCCGCGACGATCAGCGCCGCGCCGGGCACCGTCGCCGACGCGAGATACGGGATCTGCCGCGCCTCGTGCTTCTCGCCCGAGACGCCGTACCACCCGAGGACGCACAGGACCGCGCCGACCAGGGCGACGATCCACCCCCCGTGGTCCCGTATTACGGCGACGCGCACCTCGCCGTACCGGCGCCGTCTCTCCGAACCCTCCACCGGCCCGCCTCACCTGTCGACGCCTGTTGACCGTTCGTCCCGACGGGTCGTCCCGCGTTCGGACCAGATTAGTTCCGGTCGAAACGAATGGATACCGGGTCTGTATCGGCGGCATGTCGACACCCGGCACGGGACAAGATGCGCGAGGACGCGTCGGCGCGGGCGTCGGCGGTATCGAACGGCGGCCACGTGGCACGGGGAAGGGTGCCGTACGCTCCGACCTGACTTCTGCTGATCCATACCGGGTACGAACCCGGACGAAACGGATGGTGAACACATATGCGCGACATGCGGAATCGTCGTATGGCGTGGGCCGCCCTCCCGATCGCGGGCGTTCTGCTGCTCGCCGGGTGCGGGGATGACGACGACGGCGACGAGGCGAAGACCACGCCCTCGGCGTCGGCCCCGGCGTCCGCTCCGGAGTCCGCTCCCGCGGGCGGCGGCGCGGTCGACACCGCGACGTTCTCGGCGGACCAGAAGGCGGCTGCCGAGGCATACCAGAAGGTGTTCGACCCCAGCGCGTCCGCCGCCGACCGCAAGCAGTACATCCAGGACAGCGACAAGCTGAGCGGCATGCTCGACGCGATGCTCGGCAGCCCGCTGGTCGGCAGCATCACCGCCAAGACCGGGGACGTGAAGGTCAGCGGCGACACGGGCACCGTCAACTTCGAGATCGTCAACACCACCGGCGGCTCGGTCGGCATGCCGGCCACCGACGGCCCGGTCGTCAAGGTGGACGGCCAGTGGAAGGTCGGCGCGAAGACCGTCTGCACGCTGGCCGGGTACGTGAACGCGCCCACGCCGCCGGACTGCGCCAACTACTGACCGGCCCGCCGGGACGGCCGGCCACGGGTCGTCCGCGGGAGTTCGCGGGCACGTACGCTCGATATGTGCCCGCGGCCCCGCGCCGTTCCCCGCCCACCCCGCGCCGGGAGGCCCCGATGCCGCGCAGCAACCCCCGCCGAACCCGCCGGCCGTCGCCGGTCGCCGCCGCCGTCGCCGCGGCGCTGGTCCTCGTCCTCGCGGCGTGCGGGTCGCGGCTCCCGGAAAGCGACTTCGAGCAGTCCGCGCCCGCGCCGGGCGCCGGGGGCGCGCCGAACGCCAACACCGCCTCGGACGTCGGCGTCACGCCCACCGAGATCAGGGTCGGGATGATCGACACCGCGTCGGGCCTGCTCGGCGGCGAGACCTTCTCCGGACCGATGTACGGCGCGCAGGCGTTCTTCAAGGCACTCAACGCCAAGGGCGGTATCAACGGCCGCACGGTCAAGGTCGTGGGATGCGACGACGAGGGCGCGGGCTTCGTCAACCAGAAGTGCGCGCGCCGGCTCGTCGACGACGACAAGGTGTTCGCGTTCGCCGGCAACAGCGTCTACAAGTACGACGGTGCCGAGTACGTCAGCGCCAAGGGCGTGCCGGACGTCGGCGGCATCCCGGTCGGCAACGCCTACGACACGTACCGGCACCTCTACAGCCTCTACGGCTCCAACGCACCGCGCGACGGCAAGGTCGGCTGGAACGGCACGCTCTACCAGAACACCGCGGTCTACCGGTACTTCAAGGAGAAGCTCGGCGCGCGGACCGCCGCCGTCGTCTCCTACAACCAGGCGGATTCCGCGCGTTACGCCGACAGCATCGCGGACGGGCTGCGCGCCGAGGGCTACACCGTGCTCGACAAGCAAGTGGACTTCGCGCTCGCCAACTTCGACGCGGCCGTGGCCGACATGCGCAACCGCGGCGTCGACATCGTCTTCGACTCGATCGACACCCGCGGCAACTCGCTGCTGTGCAAGGCGATGGACGGCGCCGGGCTCAAGGTGCAGGCGAAGGTCTCCACCGTGCAGAGCCAAAACGCCCTGGTGAAGGACGAGTTCGCGGACTCGCCGGCCTGCCGCGACAGCATCTACGTGACCGGCACGAGCCGTTCGTACGAGGACGTCGGGCATCCCGCGGTCGCCGAGTTCCGCGAGGCGATGCGCACGTACTTCCCCGACCGCGAGGACAAGATGTCCCAGTGGACGCTGGAGGGCTGGGCGTCCGCGCGGTTCCTCACCGACGCCATCGCGTCGTGCGGAGCCGACGTGACGCGCGCCTGCGTCGAGGCCTTCGTCGACCGGCCGCAGGGGTACGACGCGCACGGCCTGCTCGTGCCGGTCGACTTCCGGCCGCTGACCGCCGAGGAGGTGCAGCGGCCCGCGAAGTGGTGTATCAACGCGGTCCGTTGGCAGGACTCCGCCGGCAACGGGCGGGGCGGCTGGGTCGACCAGGTGCCCGACATGGACGCGAACTGCTTCGACGTCCCGTCGCTGCCCTACAAGCCGTGAGCCGCGCCCGCCGCGTGAGGCCACCGCACGAGGCCCCACACGGCGGCGCGACCACGCGTCACCGCCGCTCTACGGGTGCGGCTTGAGCGACGGACAGCCCCGGTTCTTGTACGACGCGTCGTATTCGAAGTGCCACGACTCGTTCGCGTAGATCTGGCACCAGCCGTAGCGCGAGCCGTTCTGCTTCATCCAGGGCTGCGCGGCGACGTTGATGTCGATCGCGGTGCCGTGGACGTGCGTCGACTCGTCGGGCGGCAGCACCCGCATGCGGGCCGCCTCCTCCGACCCGAGGTCGCGGACCTCCTTCTCCCACAGCTCCTTCTGGTGCTGGTACGACCGCTTCCCCGACGTGAGCGTCATCGTGATGCCGTCGGCGGCCATCGCGTTCTTCGCCTGCGCGTACGCGGTGCGCGCCGCGGGGGCCAGCGCACCCGGATCGGTGGACTCCGGCTCGTCCGTGACGCCGTCGTTGTCCTTGTCGGCCGTGGGCGACTTGCCGCTCGCCGACGGGCTCGCGGTCGGCGACTTCGACGCGGTCGGGGACGTCGACGCCGATGCCGACGGCGTGGGGCTCGCGCTGGTCGCCGCCGCGCTCGTCGGCGGGGCCTCCGTGGTGGCCGGCGGTGTCGGGGCGGGCGGCGGCGTCGGCAGCGGGCTCGGCGTCCCGACGTTCACCGCGTTCGGCGTCGTGTCGTCGTTGTCGCCCAGGGTGCCGGCCGCGACCACGCCCGCACCGCCGAGCAGCACCACGCCGAGGACGCTCCAGACCACGAGCGAGCGGCGGTTGCGCCGCGGCGCGCGGCCCCCCTCGTCGCCGCCGTGGCCGCCGCCCGGGGCGGGCGGGTTCGGTCCGCCGCCCTCGGCGCCGCCGACCGCGAACCCACCGGGGGCCGCGCCGGGTTGGTCGGGGCCGCCGGGGCCGCCCTCCGGCGGGCGACCGGCGCCGGCGGCCATGGCGTACGCGCCCAAATCGTGCTCGTCGGCCCGCCCGTCGCCACCGGCCGCCGGGGTCGGGGCGGGCGGCACCGGCACCTGCCCCGGTGCCGGCTGCAGCTGCACCGGGACGACCTGCGTCGGCGACTCGAACGGGTTCGGCGCGGGCGCCCCGCTGCTGGCCTGCCAGACGTCGTCCAGATACCGCGCGGCGTCCGAATACTGCGCGCCCTGCGCGGGCTCCGGCGTGCCGCCGGCTCTGTGGCGTGAGCCGCCCGGCTGCGGACCCTGGTCTTGCGGATTGTGAGTCAACGTGGAAATCCTCCCCACCGAATCATTTCGTATGGCGGGGACACGTCGGACCACCCCGAGGGTTCCGGGCCTATGGCAAATGCCACGCGCGCGCGACGCAACGCCGTGTCCTTGCCGGGCGTACGGAAAAAACGGGACAGGGGTGATCACACGCGTACGCCCTCTGCGTACTCTGGGGGCCGACATCCGGACTCGCGCCCGACCGCGGTGGATCCGGTCCGGTCCGGGGTGAGGAGGCCGCCATGACCGCCGAGACGACCCCTGGGACGAGCACGGCCGCCGGGGTGGGCGGCCTCGTCGACGGCTTCGGGCGGGTGGCCACCGACCTGCGGGTGTCCCTCACGGACCGCTGCAACCTGCGCTGCACCTACTGCATGCCCGCGGAGGGCCTGGACTGGCTGCCCCGACCGGAACTGCTCACCGACGACGAGATCGTCCGGCTCGTGACCATCGGCGTCGAACGGCTCGGCATCACCGAGGTGCGCTTCACCGGCGGGGAACCGCTGCTGCGGCGCGGCCTGCCGGGCATCATCGAGCGCGTCGCCGCCCTCACACCGCGCCCCAAGCAGTCGGTGACCACCAACGGCCTCGCGCTGGCCAGGACGGCCCCGGCCCTCAAGGCCGCCGGCCTGGACCGCGTCAATGTCTCGCTGGACACCCTGGACCCCGAGCGGTTCCGCACGCTCACGCGCCGGGACCGGCTCCACGACGTCGTCGCCGGCATGGCCGCCGCCGCGGCGGCCGGGCTGGCGCCGGTGAAGGTCAACGCGGTCCTCATGCGCGGGGTCAACGACCGCGAGGCCCCCGACCTGCTCGCCTGGTGCCTCGAACGCGGCTACGAACTCCGCTTCATCGAACAGATGCCGCTGGACGCGCAGCACGGCTGGGACCGCACGCGGATGGTCACCGCGGAGGAGATCCTGCGCGACCTGTCGGCCGCGTTCCGGCTGGACCCCGAGGGCGACGCCGCCCGCGGCAGCGCCCCCGCGGAACGCTGGCTCGTCGACGGCGGTCCCGGCCGGGTCGGCGTGATCGGCACCGTCACCCGCCCGTTCTGCGGGGCCTGCGACCGGACCCGGCTCACGGCGGACGGCCAGATCCGCAACTGCCTTTTCGCGCGCGAGGAATCGGACCTGCGCGCGGCACTGCGCGGCGGCGCCGACGACGACGAACTCGCCGACCGCTGGCGCGCCGCGATGGCCGTCAAGAAGGCGGGCGCCGGCATCGACGACCCGACATTCCTCCAGCCGGCCCGCCCGATGTCGGCGATCGGCGGCTGACACCTGCCGGCGGCTCCCCGCCGGACCGTCCGTCGGCCTTGGGATCGGCGGCCGACGCCCGTCGGCGGGTCCCCGCCGCGCCGTTCGCCGCCCTTGCGGGCCCCGGTACCCGCCGACTTCGGATCCCGCTTCCGGTGTCCTCACGCCGCCGGAAGACCCGGGCCATTTGTCATGGTTGCGTTGTCGACACCCGCGGCCCGCGCCCGCTGATCCGTACCGCCGACGACCGGATCATCGCGGGCGTCGGGGGCGTGCCGGGCCGGCACGCGTCGACGGCGATGCCCGGGTCTTCGGGCCCCGGCGACGCGCCGTCCGAGGCCGCCGCGGACGGGGTGACACCCCGGCGCCGCCGCGCTCCGGCGGGTCTCAGGCCTGGTCGTCCGTCGTCGTCGCGTCGTCGTTTCCCGCCGTGTCCGCCGCGCGCTGGTCCGCGGTCCACACGTCGAAGGCGACGGTGTCCTTCAGGAATCCGCGTATCGCGAGGAACTGCCCCAGGCTCTCGCGGTGTTCGTCGCACGCGAGCCAGGTCTTGCGGCGCTCGGGGGTGTGCACCTTCGGGTTGTTCCACGCCAAGACCCACCGTGCGTCGGCGCGGCAGCCCTTGGCGGAACAGATGGGTCGCGCCGGCTCTTCGAGGGGGAACATGCGCCCAGTATCGCAACCGCGTTCCGCCGCATGGGAATCGCGAACCGGGAATGGCGTTTTTCGCTGCTCTGTGTGATGAACAGACCGGTCCGCGCGGCCGTTCACAGGCCCCGAACACGGGCGATGCCGGGCAGCCACGGGGGGAGCCGCCCGGCATCGCGTCGGTCGCTCCGACGGGGGATACGGAGCACGTTTTGAAGTATGGCACGTCCACGGCCCACGTGAAGCCCCATCCGCGAACGCGTGTCGAGCGAATTTGGGTGCCACACTTTCGGGTGCCGAACGCGCGCCCCCCACGGTTTCGCGCTCGGCCCAATAGCTTACTTTCCGTTACCTTCTGACGGTTCGTCAGTCGGCCGGGAGGGGTCTCCCGGCACGCGTCTGCCGGGCGGGTTGTCCGATATGTCGGCTGTGTCCTCGGCGGTGTCGCGAGCGTCGTCGGGCACGATCCACGCGTCCTCCGGCATCGCGTGGACGTCGCACCGCTCCGCGTGCGTCAGCACCGCGTCCGGAGGCGGCTCGATGGCGCGATGCGCCATGGGCGGTACGGCGGGCGGCGGGGTCTCGGACGTCGGCTTGCGGCCCGCGTTGGCGATGACGACCGCGATGTACGGCAGGAACAGCGCCGCCGCCAGCATCACCCAGCGCACCGGCCCGCTGATCACGACCGCGAGCAGAAAGCAGACCGTGCGGACCGACATCGACACCACATAGCGCCGCTGCCGCCCGCGGATGTCCTCGGACAGCCCTTTCCGCGCCCCGCTGATCCGGTAGACGGGCGCTTTGGCGCTCCGTACACGATTGACCAGCACAGTGCCCACCTGACGCCGCACGGACCGGGCCGACCCCGAAAGCCGGTCCTCCTGCCTCCACGGTACGCCGCTCGCCGGGGCGGGCGAAGACCGGGCGGGAGTCGTGTCCGACCCGGTCGGGAAACCCCGGGAGCACCGGTCCGGACGCCCGGTTCAGGCGGTGCCGTCGCGCAGGTACCGCGGCGGTACGGCCGGCACCAGCCAGACCCCGTTGTCCGACACCCGGAACACGTGGCCGTCCCGGTGCATGCGCCCCGCGTCCACCACCAGCACCACCGGCCGCCCGCGCCGCGCCCCCACCCGGCGGGCGGTGTCGCGGTCCGGCGACAAATGGACGTCGTGCCGGTCCATGGGCCGCAGCCCCTCCGCCATGATCGCGGCGACGACCCGGTCGACCGTGCCGTGGAACAGCACGTCCGGCGGCGCCGTCGCGGCGAGCCCCAGGTCGACCGCGACGGTGTGCCCCTGGTTCGCCCGGATCCGCGTGCCGTCCGCGGAGAACGAGAACCGCTTCTTGTCGTTCCGCGCGACCACGGTCGCCAGCTCCGCCCGGCTCATCCGGAAACCGCGTGCGGCGCAGGCCGCGAGCAGTTCGTCGACGGGCACCCAGCCCGCGGGGTCAAGGGTGATGCCGAGGCGCTCCGGCTGGTGCCGGAGCGCTCGCGACAGGTACTTGGACACCTTGACCATGCGTTTTTCGTCCATACGCCTCCTCGGCGCTCGGGGCCCCGCGAGCAGGCCGCCGAGGGCCGGGGAGACCGGCCGGCTACGACGCCTGGCTCACCGAGCTCATGTTGAAGTCCGGTACGCGGAGCGGCGGCATCGCCGCCCGCGAGAAGTAGTCGCCCCACTCGCGGGGCATGGTCCGCTCCGTACGCCCCGCCTCGGTCACCCGGCCCAGGAGGTCCACCGGCGACTCGTTGAAGCGGTAATTGTTGACCGCACCCACGACCTCGCCGTCCTCGACGAGGTACACCCCGTCGCGCGTCAGGCCCGTCAACAGGAGCGTCTGCGGGTCGACCTCGCGGATGTACCACAGGCATGTGAGCAGCAGACCGCGTTTCGTCGAGGCGACCATATCCGCGAGCGACCGGTCCGCGCCCGTGTTTTTCAGGACGAGGTTGTCCACCTCGGGGGCGACGGGCAGGCCGGTCAGATTCGCCGCGAAACGGTTGGCCGGCAGTGCCGACAGCACGCCGTCGGCGATCCACGACGTCGCCTCCAGCGGCAGCCCGTTGTCGAACACCGACGAGGCGTCGCCGGACGCCACGGCCGTCGAGAACGGCGCACACGCGAGACCCGGGTACGCCGGATCCCCCAGCAGCGTCAGCGGCAGTGTCGACAGCTTCTCGCCGACCCGCGTCCCGCCGCCGGGCTTGCCGAACACCGTGCGGCCCTCGTGCGCGTCGCGGGCGCCGGCCGACCACGCCAGGTAGATCATCAGGTCGGCGACCGCACTCGGCGGCAGCAGCGTCTCGTACCGGCCCGCGGGCAGGTCGACCTGCCGCGCGGCCCACCCCACGCGCTGCTCCAACTCGGCCTCGGCGGCGGCGACGTCGACGTCGGTGAAGTCCCGCGTCGCCACCCCCGCCCACGCGGACCGGCTCATGTCGGCGGACTTCGCGTTCAACTCGAACGTGCCGGTGGGCTGGTCGTGCCGGGCGCGCAGGCCGGCCGAGTTGCCGACATACGTCGACGTCATC is from Yinghuangia sp. ASG 101 and encodes:
- a CDS encoding ABC transporter ATP-binding protein encodes the protein MPVSIALHDVRVRYGPVEALHGVSLAFPARAVTAVLGRNGAGRSTLLRTVAGLVAPSSGRIVWDGRDITRRTVSERARDGLALIPDGHGVFAGLPVRDNLRVFAGGDAVDPALDAFPVLRERLGRRAGTLSGGEQQMLAVSRALLRPSRVLLLDELSQGLAPRVVARLYEVVGELAASDRTVVLVEQYAGEALRRADAAYVLRRGRVAFAGEPGELLTGADASLFE
- a CDS encoding ABC transporter ATP-binding protein is translated as MTARQGPGPVLRADGLVRHFGGLRAVDGVDVEVPPGRVTAVIGPNGAGKSTLFHCLAGAQRPDAGRIRFGDRDITRLADHRRARLGIARTFQVVSVFATLTVADNLRVGAENRAGTRATARLFGLPEAGRADDAVEDALARVGLTALRDVPCGRLPTGTLRLVELGRALASRPSVLLLDEPASGLDDAETDRLRTLLRALADEGLAVLLVEHDMALVFGVADTVHVMAAGRVVASGPPERVRTDAAARAAYLDPATGDGGAS
- a CDS encoding ABC transporter permease is translated as MATLDLALAGLAVGAIAALAAVGLITSYRATGVFNLGFGGLAMVTAYLLWQQVHVWGWPVVPSALLDVLVVAPAFGLLLERFVFRGLGRRGAGPAETLAASLGVLVLLLGIAILVWGTASRLDPPALFDTGTIELWGGARVSESALIDLGVVVGIALIVAAVTRFTRFGTQLRAVVDRRELAELSGVAADRVSAVGWAFGSMLAGLTGILLAPHLRLDPFGLTLLVLETIGVAVAARMASLPVAILVALAIGVGQSELTRVQVEGRAQDVLQALQSNMFVVVLLLALLLLPRMVEVGARGSHTRIEAGPAPRLPVLWWVPYPIVLAAPLALDTDHLRSAQQVPALAIVFVSLVIVTGYAGQVSLGQAGYAGLGALIAASLMSGKFFGLPEVPGLVALLLGTLLVVPIGLLTGWPAIRRRGLALALTTFAVAVVVSRFVFAQPVFTSGLRLDHPWPFTGERSFYILELVCLGGTLLVVRRLRTGRLGRMLVATRDSEGGAAASGIDVPGLKVFVFAVSAGVAALGGALLGMGGRAFDAQSFDPLMGLIWFAAVVVFGVDSAAGAVLAAALIVGLDSSTRAGVSTIVIGAGAVLLSRMPGGVLATARRALAPVPAGDSAPARPVRPTATGRALRRSVRARTAADARTGAGS
- a CDS encoding ABC transporter substrate-binding protein, whose product is MPRSNPRRTRRPSPVAAAVAAALVLVLAACGSRLPESDFEQSAPAPGAGGAPNANTASDVGVTPTEIRVGMIDTASGLLGGETFSGPMYGAQAFFKALNAKGGINGRTVKVVGCDDEGAGFVNQKCARRLVDDDKVFAFAGNSVYKYDGAEYVSAKGVPDVGGIPVGNAYDTYRHLYSLYGSNAPRDGKVGWNGTLYQNTAVYRYFKEKLGARTAAVVSYNQADSARYADSIADGLRAEGYTVLDKQVDFALANFDAAVADMRNRGVDIVFDSIDTRGNSLLCKAMDGAGLKVQAKVSTVQSQNALVKDEFADSPACRDSIYVTGTSRSYEDVGHPAVAEFREAMRTYFPDREDKMSQWTLEGWASARFLTDAIASCGADVTRACVEAFVDRPQGYDAHGLLVPVDFRPLTAEEVQRPAKWCINAVRWQDSAGNGRGGWVDQVPDMDANCFDVPSLPYKP
- a CDS encoding D-alanyl-D-alanine carboxypeptidase family protein, coding for MTHNPQDQGPQPGGSRHRAGGTPEPAQGAQYSDAARYLDDVWQASSGAPAPNPFESPTQVVPVQLQPAPGQVPVPPAPTPAAGGDGRADEHDLGAYAMAAGAGRPPEGGPGGPDQPGAAPGGFAVGGAEGGGPNPPAPGGGHGGDEGGRAPRRNRRSLVVWSVLGVVLLGGAGVVAAGTLGDNDDTTPNAVNVGTPSPLPTPPPAPTPPATTEAPPTSAAATSASPTPSASASTSPTASKSPTASPSASGKSPTADKDNDGVTDEPESTDPGALAPAARTAYAQAKNAMAADGITMTLTSGKRSYQHQKELWEKEVRDLGSEEAARMRVLPPDESTHVHGTAIDINVAAQPWMKQNGSRYGWCQIYANESWHFEYDASYKNRGCPSLKPHP
- the moaA gene encoding GTP 3',8-cyclase MoaA; amino-acid sequence: MTAETTPGTSTAAGVGGLVDGFGRVATDLRVSLTDRCNLRCTYCMPAEGLDWLPRPELLTDDEIVRLVTIGVERLGITEVRFTGGEPLLRRGLPGIIERVAALTPRPKQSVTTNGLALARTAPALKAAGLDRVNVSLDTLDPERFRTLTRRDRLHDVVAGMAAAAAAGLAPVKVNAVLMRGVNDREAPDLLAWCLERGYELRFIEQMPLDAQHGWDRTRMVTAEEILRDLSAAFRLDPEGDAARGSAPAERWLVDGGPGRVGVIGTVTRPFCGACDRTRLTADGQIRNCLFAREESDLRAALRGGADDDELADRWRAAMAVKKAGAGIDDPTFLQPARPMSAIGG
- a CDS encoding DUF3099 domain-containing protein → MLVNRVRSAKAPVYRISGARKGLSEDIRGRQRRYVVSMSVRTVCFLLAVVISGPVRWVMLAAALFLPYIAVVIANAGRKPTSETPPPAVPPMAHRAIEPPPDAVLTHAERCDVHAMPEDAWIVPDDARDTAEDTADISDNPPGRRVPGDPSRPTDEPSEGNGK
- a CDS encoding RNA 2'-phosphotransferase; its protein translation is MDEKRMVKVSKYLSRALRHQPERLGITLDPAGWVPVDELLAACAARGFRMSRAELATVVARNDKKRFSFSADGTRIRANQGHTVAVDLGLAATAPPDVLFHGTVDRVVAAIMAEGLRPMDRHDVHLSPDRDTARRVGARRGRPVVLVVDAGRMHRDGHVFRVSDNGVWLVPAVPPRYLRDGTA
- a CDS encoding metallopeptidase TldD-related protein, producing the protein MTEAKTVTRPGEIVERALGLSRADGCVVIVRESTTANLRWAGNALTTNGLTRGRQVTVIATVDGTEGTAAGVVSRSGVTVDGLEDLVRAAERAARDAGPAEDANPLVGGTRFGAGFDDAPAHTSIEVFRAFAPALGEAFARARSGGRKLYGFAQHEMTSTYVGNSAGLRARHDQPTGTFELNAKSADMSRSAWAGVATRDFTDVDVAAAEAELEQRVGWAARQVDLPAGRYETLLPPSAVADLMIYLAWSAGARDAHEGRTVFGKPGGGTRVGEKLSTLPLTLLGDPAYPGLACAPFSTAVASGDASSVFDNGLPLEATSWIADGVLSALPANRFAANLTGLPVAPEVDNLVLKNTGADRSLADMVASTKRGLLLTCLWYIREVDPQTLLLTGLTRDGVYLVEDGEVVGAVNNYRFNESPVDLLGRVTEAGRTERTMPREWGDYFSRAAMPPLRVPDFNMSSVSQAS